Proteins encoded by one window of Bacteroidales bacterium:
- a CDS encoding MTH1187 family thiamine-binding protein, with translation MSVLFEFAMFPTDKGESVSPYVSRIIKMIRETGAAYRLTPMGTVVETETMEEALELINKAYAELEPDCKRVYSTVKFDIRKGPKGRMEQKVRSIENIIGEVNQ, from the coding sequence ATGTCAGTACTTTTTGAATTTGCAATGTTCCCAACCGATAAAGGCGAAAGCGTAAGCCCTTATGTGAGCCGCATAATTAAGATGATCAGGGAAACTGGTGCGGCATATAGGCTTACTCCTATGGGAACCGTGGTAGAAACGGAAACCATGGAAGAAGCGCTGGAGCTAATTAACAAAGCATACGCTGAACTTGAGCCAGATTGCAAGCGCGTTTATTCAACCGTAAAATTCGATATCCGCAAAGGGCCGAAAGGCAGAATGGAACAGAAGGTTCGTTCCATTGAAAATATTATCGGAGAAGTAAATCAGTAG
- a CDS encoding DUF4342 domain-containing protein translates to MSTTNEFKVKGEELLKKIKELIHEGNVSRIIIKDDDGRTFLEIPVTIGVVGAIFAPVLAAVGALAALAVNYTIEVIRKE, encoded by the coding sequence ATGAGCACAACCAACGAATTCAAAGTAAAAGGCGAAGAACTGCTGAAGAAGATCAAAGAGCTTATACACGAAGGCAACGTGAGTCGCATTATTATTAAAGATGATGATGGGCGCACGTTTCTTGAAATTCCTGTAACAATAGGAGTTGTAGGTGCGATTTTCGCACCGGTGCTTGCTGCAGTTGGTGCATTGGCAGCACTGGCAGTCAACTACACTATTGAGGTGATCAGGAAAGAATAA
- a CDS encoding aminotransferase class I/II-fold pyridoxal phosphate-dependent enzyme — translation MNTIKDPATRIQALKQFGEYGDVNPSVTDSATFTFMQAKTMLETFKGEAEGCFLYSRHWNPSNKYLADALAAMEGTEAAWVTASGMGAITCAILQLVNSGDHIISSRTTYGGTFAFFKNYLPKFNIDVTFVDITDLDAVKNAITPNTRIIYTESVTNPLLQVSDIPALAAIANKNNCQLMVDNTFTPMIIAPNQLGAHVTVYSMTKFINGKNDCVAGAICGSQEYIASLIDVNDGTAMLLGPVLDPYRSSSILKNLHTLHIRMKQHSHNAMYLAEKFKAAGINVSYPGLPNHPDHELMKKLMHPDFGFGGVLAIDMGTFEKASDLMEKMEVAGVGYLAVSLGYFKTLFSNSGRSTSSEVPEEAQREMGMSDGLVRFSVGLDHNIENTWKMIEGCLA, via the coding sequence ATGAACACAATAAAAGACCCCGCTACCAGAATACAAGCGTTAAAGCAATTTGGCGAATATGGTGATGTGAACCCTTCGGTAACCGATTCAGCCACTTTTACTTTTATGCAGGCTAAAACCATGCTTGAAACCTTCAAAGGCGAAGCCGAAGGATGTTTCCTTTATTCACGACACTGGAACCCCAGCAATAAATACCTCGCCGATGCACTGGCAGCCATGGAAGGTACTGAAGCGGCCTGGGTCACAGCATCGGGAATGGGAGCTATTACCTGTGCGATCCTGCAGCTTGTTAACAGCGGCGATCATATTATTTCAAGCCGGACAACATACGGCGGCACTTTTGCTTTCTTTAAAAATTATCTTCCAAAATTCAACATTGACGTAACTTTCGTTGACATCACTGATCTTGATGCTGTAAAAAATGCCATCACACCCAATACCAGGATTATTTACACCGAATCAGTTACAAATCCACTGCTTCAGGTTTCGGATATCCCGGCGCTGGCGGCCATTGCCAATAAGAACAACTGTCAACTGATGGTTGATAATACATTTACGCCAATGATCATCGCGCCCAATCAGCTCGGCGCGCATGTTACGGTTTACAGCATGACCAAATTCATCAATGGTAAAAACGATTGTGTTGCCGGCGCTATTTGCGGTTCGCAGGAATATATTGCTTCACTCATTGATGTGAATGATGGCACTGCGATGCTGTTGGGCCCTGTGCTTGATCCTTACCGTTCTTCAAGTATTTTGAAAAACCTTCACACACTGCATATCCGTATGAAGCAGCACAGCCACAATGCCATGTATCTGGCTGAAAAATTCAAGGCTGCAGGCATCAATGTCAGTTATCCCGGTTTACCCAATCACCCTGATCATGAGTTAATGAAAAAACTCATGCACCCCGATTTTGGTTTCGGAGGCGTTTTGGCCATTGATATGGGCACGTTTGAAAAAGCTTCTGACCTGATGGAGAAAATGGAAGTTGCCGGCGTTGGTTATCTCGCAGTTAGTTTGGGATATTTCAAAACCCTTTTCAGTAATTCGGGTAGAAGTACATCAAGCGAGGTTCCGGAAGAAGCACAACGCGAAATGGGTATGAGCGATGGTTTGGTCCGTTTTTCGGTGGGTTTGGATCATAATATTGAAAATACCTGGAAGATGATTGAAGGTTGCCTTGCCTGA
- a CDS encoding Lrp/AsnC ligand binding domain-containing protein translates to MDQTDKKILSSLMNDARVSYLEIARECGISGPAVHQRIARLKEAGMISGSQLLLSPKGMGYMTCAFIGIQVNLTSNSTHEEVFEKIRQIPEIVECHHISGKYSLLVKVFTRNNEHLKRVIVEKIQSIPEITYTESFISLELGFERQIPVE, encoded by the coding sequence ATTGACCAAACAGACAAGAAAATACTTTCTTCTCTCATGAATGATGCCCGTGTTTCTTACCTTGAAATTGCCAGGGAGTGCGGAATATCAGGCCCGGCAGTGCATCAGCGTATCGCACGATTAAAGGAAGCAGGAATGATCAGTGGTTCCCAACTCTTGCTGAGCCCAAAAGGAATGGGATACATGACCTGTGCATTTATCGGCATACAGGTAAACCTCACAAGCAATAGTACCCATGAAGAGGTTTTTGAGAAAATCCGTCAGATACCAGAGATAGTTGAATGCCATCACATTTCCGGAAAATACTCATTGCTTGTAAAAGTCTTCACCCGCAACAACGAGCATCTTAAAAGGGTCATTGTTGAAAAAATCCAATCCATTCCTGAAATCACTTACACAGAATCCTTTATCTCGCTGGAGTTGGGTTTTGAGAGGCAGATACCGGTGGAGTAA
- a CDS encoding SDR family oxidoreductase — MADIQVLQGRTSLVTGASRGIGRAISIALARLGSKVIAQYHKDSEAASTLMLELPGSGHRIVQADLGDVHGARQLFEKVANECLDILVNNAGVYIEKPMLEMDFDEWQSVWEKTIGLNLTGPAHLSYLVSRKMVEQSGGRIINITSRGAFRGEPDALAYGASKAGLNSFGQSLAKALAPKNVLVFTVAPGFVETDMAREVLEGPRGEEIKAQSPLNRAAQPEEIANLVAYLASDAPAYMTGCIVDVNGASYLRS; from the coding sequence ATGGCTGATATACAGGTTTTACAAGGCAGAACATCTCTGGTCACGGGCGCTTCCCGTGGCATAGGACGGGCAATCTCAATTGCACTGGCCAGGCTTGGCTCAAAAGTGATTGCACAATATCATAAAGATTCAGAAGCTGCCAGCACATTGATGTTGGAACTGCCAGGATCAGGCCATAGGATTGTACAAGCTGATCTTGGCGATGTTCATGGGGCAAGGCAATTGTTTGAGAAAGTTGCAAATGAATGTTTGGATATCCTCGTCAACAATGCCGGGGTTTATATTGAGAAACCAATGCTGGAAATGGATTTTGATGAATGGCAATCGGTTTGGGAAAAAACAATTGGTTTGAACCTCACCGGACCGGCTCATTTATCTTATCTCGTTTCCAGGAAAATGGTGGAGCAAAGTGGAGGCCGGATTATCAATATCACCTCGCGTGGCGCTTTCCGTGGCGAACCCGATGCCCTGGCTTACGGCGCCAGCAAGGCCGGCCTGAATTCTTTCGGGCAATCGCTGGCAAAAGCCCTGGCTCCGAAGAATGTATTGGTTTTCACAGTTGCTCCCGGTTTTGTGGAAACCGATATGGCCCGTGAAGTACTTGAAGGCCCGCGCGGTGAAGAGATCAAAGCCCAAAGCCCTTTGAACCGTGCCGCCCAACCTGAAGAAATCGCCAACCTTGTTGCTTACCTTGCTTCGGATGCACCGGCTTATATGACCGGGTGTATTGTTGATGTGAATGGGGCGTCATACTTAAGGAGTTAA
- a CDS encoding cofactor-independent phosphoglycerate mutase produces the protein MKYIIILADGCSDYPIEKLGNKTPLMAAKTLNIDALCSKSRCGLLTTVPSDMPPGSEIANMAVLGYDVHEVYQGRGVLEAASMGVDLKNDDLAMRCNLICIDEEGVIKNHSAGHITTPESHELINYLNEKLAADNYRFHPGVSYRHLFVLKKGSNQIQCTPPHDVPGTPFREVMIKETNDEGKKTADLLNGLILKSQTLLSNHPVNKARVSAGKDPANSVWFWSPGYRPKMKTFMEQYGKTGAVISAVDLIYGIGAYAGFKAIKVPGSTGLYDTNYEGKAKAAVEALKDVDLVYLHIEASDEAGHEGNVDLKVRTLEYLDQRVIKYIVEETQKMEEPVAIAILPDHPTPCALRTHVHDPVPFMIYHPGAEPDDVQEYNEQSVLNGHYGLLKGDGFIKALLQL, from the coding sequence ATGAAATACATCATCATCCTTGCCGATGGCTGTTCGGATTATCCGATTGAGAAACTCGGGAATAAAACTCCGCTGATGGCGGCGAAGACGCTTAATATTGATGCTTTGTGTTCAAAAAGCCGGTGTGGCTTGCTCACAACAGTTCCTTCCGATATGCCTCCCGGCAGCGAGATTGCCAACATGGCTGTGTTAGGCTATGATGTGCATGAAGTATACCAGGGCAGGGGAGTACTTGAGGCGGCCAGCATGGGCGTTGACCTTAAAAACGATGATCTCGCCATGCGCTGCAACCTGATCTGCATTGATGAGGAGGGCGTGATTAAAAATCACAGTGCTGGGCATATAACAACGCCCGAATCGCATGAACTGATCAATTACCTGAATGAAAAACTTGCTGCTGATAATTACAGGTTTCACCCCGGAGTAAGTTACCGCCATTTATTTGTATTAAAAAAAGGTTCGAACCAGATACAGTGCACACCTCCACACGATGTGCCCGGAACACCTTTCAGGGAGGTTATGATTAAGGAAACTAACGATGAAGGCAAAAAGACTGCTGATCTCCTTAACGGTCTGATCCTGAAATCCCAGACTTTACTTTCAAATCATCCGGTAAATAAGGCAAGGGTATCAGCGGGCAAGGATCCGGCCAATTCAGTTTGGTTCTGGTCGCCGGGATACAGGCCAAAAATGAAAACCTTCATGGAGCAATATGGAAAAACCGGGGCTGTGATTTCGGCTGTAGATTTAATTTATGGTATTGGAGCGTACGCCGGTTTTAAGGCTATCAAAGTGCCTGGTTCTACAGGTCTTTATGATACCAACTATGAAGGGAAGGCAAAAGCTGCGGTAGAGGCGCTCAAAGATGTTGACCTGGTTTACCTGCACATCGAAGCCAGTGATGAAGCCGGTCATGAAGGCAATGTGGATCTGAAGGTTCGCACATTGGAATACCTGGATCAAAGGGTCATAAAATATATTGTGGAAGAAACTCAAAAAATGGAAGAGCCGGTTGCAATTGCTATCTTGCCCGATCACCCAACGCCCTGTGCTTTGCGAACCCATGTACATGACCCGGTTCCATTTATGATTTATCACCCCGGTGCTGAACCAGATGATGTTCAGGAGTATAATGAACAAAGTGTGCTAAACGGACATTATGGTCTATTGAAAGGCGATGGATTTATCAAGGCCTTGCTCCAACTTTAG
- the thrC gene encoding threonine synthase gives MKPIKYYSTNLKAEPVSFGDALLQGQAPDRGLYMPDHIPLLDHTQLESFSNMSYPEIAFEVLNRFLKDEIPEDKLRDLVFDAYNYIVPLEHAYERKYVMRLDQGPTASFKDFAARMMGRLMNHFLEKNSRELLILTATSGDTGSAIANAFYGLNNIKVLILFPEKEVTSRQRKQMTTLGKNVKVIAIDGKFDDCQAMVKQAFADPDLSGLNLSSANSINIGRLLPQSVYYFYAWAKLRNSNDDKPVFVIPSGNFGDMMGGMIARHMGLLVKQMVIAVNENDEFPSFLETGKYNKIEPSLNCISSAMNVGHPSNLSRLVALYGGVMDEKGGIHKVPDMENMRKDISAVSISDSETKKSIADAWGKYQLLLEPHGAVGWAALQQYVNSKANAGQDELFVVLETAHPAKFPEKIQEILGFDPKLPPSLQGLEEKQEDYELLENGYKHFKSYLVRGL, from the coding sequence ATGAAGCCGATAAAGTATTATTCCACGAACCTAAAGGCTGAACCGGTTAGCTTCGGAGATGCATTGCTGCAGGGCCAGGCACCGGACCGCGGGCTTTATATGCCTGATCATATTCCTTTGCTGGATCACACTCAGCTCGAGAGCTTTTCGAATATGTCATATCCGGAAATTGCCTTTGAGGTTCTCAACAGATTTCTCAAAGATGAAATTCCCGAAGATAAACTTCGTGATCTGGTTTTTGATGCATACAATTATATTGTGCCGCTGGAACATGCTTACGAACGCAAATATGTAATGCGGCTGGATCAGGGGCCTACTGCATCTTTCAAGGACTTTGCCGCCCGCATGATGGGTAGGCTGATGAACCACTTTCTTGAGAAAAATAGTAGAGAATTACTGATCCTTACTGCAACCTCGGGTGATACCGGTAGTGCGATTGCCAATGCATTTTATGGGCTCAATAATATTAAGGTATTGATCTTGTTCCCTGAAAAAGAGGTGACTTCCCGCCAACGCAAACAAATGACCACACTCGGTAAGAACGTGAAGGTAATTGCCATTGATGGGAAATTCGACGATTGTCAGGCTATGGTAAAGCAAGCTTTTGCTGATCCTGACCTTAGCGGACTAAATCTGTCGTCGGCGAACTCAATAAACATCGGTCGCTTATTGCCGCAGTCGGTTTATTATTTTTATGCATGGGCGAAATTACGCAACAGCAATGATGACAAACCTGTGTTTGTGATCCCATCAGGAAACTTTGGTGATATGATGGGTGGAATGATTGCCCGGCACATGGGATTGCTAGTTAAACAGATGGTAATAGCTGTAAATGAGAACGATGAATTTCCATCATTCTTAGAAACAGGCAAATACAATAAGATTGAACCATCGTTGAATTGCATTTCAAGCGCTATGAATGTCGGCCACCCCAGCAATCTTTCGCGCCTGGTTGCGCTGTATGGCGGAGTGATGGATGAAAAAGGGGGGATTCATAAAGTTCCGGATATGGAGAATATGCGTAAGGATATATCGGCAGTTTCAATTTCTGATTCAGAAACCAAAAAATCAATAGCTGACGCCTGGGGTAAATACCAATTGCTTCTGGAACCGCATGGTGCGGTTGGCTGGGCAGCGCTGCAACAGTATGTGAACAGTAAAGCAAATGCCGGGCAAGATGAACTCTTTGTTGTGCTTGAGACAGCTCACCCAGCCAAATTTCCGGAAAAAATACAAGAGATATTAGGGTTCGACCCCAAACTTCCTCCCAGCTTACAGGGTTTAGAAGAAAAGCAGGAGGATTATGAGCTGCTTGAGAATGGATACAAGCATTTCAAGTCATATCTTGTCAGGGGATTGTGA